From the Penicillium oxalicum strain HP7-1 chromosome V, whole genome shotgun sequence genome, one window contains:
- a CDS encoding F-actin-capping protein subunit alpha, whose amino-acid sequence MSSTIELVSSFIEGAPPGELADVVADVQTLTSDGDDILPSLAPAFARYNESQLATVKLPGSSQEVIVSEFNRLEDNRYFDTESQTSFEIDHTTQTASNAQSLPLESQNADLIKSLLKSLGVHAKEHYPNCSYGVYPIENDSAVAILLVANRYSPNNFWNGRFRAIYQVPVSAASTSVTGKIHVDVHYYEDGNVAMNTTKPIKLSVNSVTAESIISRIAIAERDYQEELNRAFVQMAEGAFKGLRRQLPITRQKVEWEKVGGYRLGQDISGGKGR is encoded by the exons ATGTCTTCGACCATTGAGCTTGTGTCGTCTTTTATTGAGGGCGCTCCTCCTGGCGAG CTCGCCGATGTTGTTGCTG ATGTGCAGACTCTGACCTCCGATGGCGACGACATTCTCCCTTCCCTTGCTCCCGCCTTTGCTCGATACAACGAGAGCCAGCTGGCCACCGTGAAGCTTCCTGGGTCAAGTCAAGAG GTGATTGTCAGCGAGTTCAACCGACTGGAAGACAACCGGTACTTCGACACAGAGAGCCAGACCTCATTTGAAATCGACCACACCACCCAG ACCGCCTCAAATGCGCAATCCCTACCTCTTGAATCCCAAAACGCCGATTTGAT TAAATCCCTGCTTAAATCGCTCGGTGTTCACGCAAAAGAGCACTATCCCAATTGCTCGTATGGTGTCTACCCCATCGAGAACGACTCAGCTGTGGCGATTCTTCTGGTTGCCAACCGCTACTCTCCCAACAACTTCTG GAACGGCCGTTTCCGCGCTATTTACCAGGTCCCCGTCTCCGCCGCGTCCACCTCCGTGACGGGTAAGATCCATGTGGATGTACATTACTATGAGGATGGCAATGTCGCCATGAATACCACGAAGCCGATCAAACTGTCAGTCAACTCAGTCACTGCCGAGTCCATCATCTCTCGCATTGCAATTGCCGAGCGCGACTACCAGGAGGAGCTGAATCGGGCCTTTGTGCAGATGGCCGAGGGTGCCTTTAAGGGACTCCGACGGCAGCTGCCCATCACCCGCCAGAAGGTGGAATGGGAGAAGGTTGGCGGGTATCGCTTGGGACAGGATATTTCTGGAGGAAAGGGACGGTAG
- a CDS encoding Mediator of RNA polymerase II transcription subunit 7, translating into MADATEQRAVATAFAPPPPLWKHFTRENIDKLDQIKKEALKKDEEVGSKAKHWSPAKLRSLEVPPELRFLVPPEIPTGEYTVFGEPQTVCPALHVNVLIYLGSNILMREIYKLSTTLPSLKEQGIEQLYPEPATETDQASSQTAQPLNHAYYLLKISKSLLLNFLEFVGILAVSPEQYESKVEDLRNLFINAHHLLNLYRPHQARESLIMMMEEQLRRTKEEITKMDQVKMEIESLMDQLEAEGKGLNRAAKLERNPETSAEREMTAENAQLVWGLLEKIN; encoded by the coding sequence ATGGCGGACGCAACCGAGCAACGAGCTGTCGCGACAGCATTcgcaccgccaccgccaTTGTGGAAGCACTTCACTCGTGAAAACATCGACAAGCTCGATCagatcaaaaaagaagccttgaagaaagatgagGAAGTGGGCTCAAAGGCAAAGCACTGGTCGCCTGCGAAATTGCGCTCTCTTGAAGTCCCGCCAGAGCTGCGCTTCTTAGTGCCTCCCGAGATCCCCACAGGAGAATATACCGTGTTTGGGGAACCACAGACTGTATGTCCTGCGCTACATGTGAATGTTTTGATTTATCTGGGGTCAAACATACTGATGCGGGAAATATACAAGCTCTCCACCACCCTGCCTTCGTTAAAGGAACAAGGAATCGAACAGCTATATCCCGAACCGGCGACGGAGACCGACCAAGCCTCTTCTCAAACAGCTCAACCCCTCAATCACGCGTATTACCTACTCAAAATCAGCAAATCACTCTTGTTGAATTTTCTCGAATTTGTCGGCATTCTCGCCGTGTCCCCCGAACAATATGAATCCAAGGTTGAAGATCTGCGGAATCTTTTCATCAATGCGCATCACCTGTTGAACCTGTATCGTCCCCACCAGGCACGCGAATCgctcatcatgatgatggaggaaCAACTTCGACGTACAAAGGAGGAGATCACAAAAATGGATCAAGTGAAAATGGAGATTGAGAGTCTGATGGACCAGCTGGAGGCCGAGGGGAAAGGTCTCAATCGGGCTGCGAAGCTTGAGCGAAACCCCGAGACCAGCGCAGAAAGGGAAATGACGGCGGAGAATGCGCAATTGGTATGGGGCCTCTTGGAAAAGATCAACTGA